The Solibacillus daqui genome has a segment encoding these proteins:
- the gatC gene encoding Asp-tRNA(Asn)/Glu-tRNA(Gln) amidotransferase subunit GatC, with the protein MAKLSKEEVKHVANLARLAITEEEAEKFAEQLGKITDFAEQLNELDTTNVEPTSHVLPLVNVLREDVAKEGLSREKVMLNVKEQETGQIKVPSIME; encoded by the coding sequence ATGGCAAAATTATCAAAAGAAGAAGTAAAACACGTAGCGAATTTAGCTCGTCTTGCCATCACAGAAGAAGAAGCAGAGAAATTTGCTGAACAATTAGGTAAAATTACTGACTTCGCAGAGCAGTTAAATGAATTAGATACAACAAACGTAGAGCCTACTTCTCACGTTTTACCATTAGTAAACGTACTTCGCGAAGACGTAGCAAAAGAAGGTTTATCACGCGAAAAAGTAATGCTAAATGTAAAAGAACAAGAAACTGGTCAAATTAAAGTACCATCAATTATGGAGTAA
- a CDS encoding CamS family sex pheromone protein, with the protein MKRYRWIPAMIAAVMLSACTPKITPETELTQESDSTQQVETTIIPNMQISDKSYRTLIPYKESASRGLVVSNIYTKYDMKEVETGLMRISQNFFDTEKYYFQEGQYLDEETLKYWLARPNQTTDKGPEYQGLNPSSIDEKTGEEMEATVRATEAPVYLAHIIEQNYLTKTDDNKVKLAGMSIGLALNSVYYYQKEQYGEFYEQKIPEDELIKEGKKIAQEVVNRLRARSELADIPITVALFKQEERNSIVPGSYLTYNFADSGKTALGDWEDINEKYVTFPMNSPDDVYRDMNTKFMNFKQDVDKYFSNFTSIFATGFYQNKKIQKLDIEIPIQFYGTAEITGFTQYLTGLMLSHLPLDLHITVSITSVNGPEVLIIKEPNNDEPFVHIYE; encoded by the coding sequence ATGAAACGTTACCGCTGGATACCGGCGATGATTGCAGCTGTGATGCTATCAGCGTGTACACCAAAAATTACACCTGAAACAGAGCTCACACAGGAATCGGACTCTACTCAACAGGTGGAAACTACGATTATCCCAAACATGCAAATTAGCGATAAATCTTATCGTACGCTAATTCCTTACAAGGAAAGCGCAAGTCGTGGGTTAGTCGTTTCGAATATTTATACGAAATATGATATGAAAGAAGTCGAAACCGGCTTAATGCGTATTTCTCAAAATTTCTTCGACACAGAAAAATATTATTTCCAAGAAGGCCAATATTTAGATGAAGAAACGCTAAAATATTGGTTAGCTCGTCCAAATCAAACAACGGATAAAGGCCCTGAATATCAAGGTTTAAATCCATCAAGTATTGATGAAAAAACAGGTGAAGAAATGGAAGCAACGGTTAGAGCAACGGAAGCACCTGTTTATTTAGCACACATCATCGAGCAAAATTATTTAACTAAAACAGATGATAATAAAGTAAAGCTTGCAGGGATGTCTATTGGTCTTGCATTAAACTCAGTTTACTATTATCAAAAAGAGCAATACGGTGAGTTTTATGAACAAAAAATTCCCGAAGATGAGCTGATTAAAGAAGGTAAAAAGATTGCACAAGAGGTTGTTAACCGATTACGCGCACGTTCAGAATTAGCGGATATTCCGATTACAGTGGCCCTCTTTAAACAGGAAGAACGTAATTCAATTGTTCCAGGTTCATATTTGACGTATAACTTTGCTGATAGTGGTAAAACAGCATTAGGTGATTGGGAGGACATTAACGAAAAATATGTCACATTCCCAATGAATTCGCCTGATGATGTATACCGTGACATGAACACAAAATTTATGAACTTTAAGCAAGATGTTGATAAGTACTTCTCAAACTTTACTAGTATATTTGCAACAGGCTTCTATCAAAATAAAAAAATTCAAAAGCTTGATATTGAAATTCCAATCCAATTTTATGGAACAGCTGAAATTACAGGCTTTACACAATATTTGACAGGCTTAATGCTCAGCCATTTACCACTTGATCTGCATATTACGGTCAGCATTACATCGGTAAACGGACCAGAAGTCTTAATTATTAAAGAACCAAACAATGACGAGCCGTTTGTGCATATTTATGAGTAA
- the ligA gene encoding NAD-dependent DNA ligase LigA — protein sequence MNEIEQRIAELNKLLHEYGYAYYVEDKPLVEDSVYDQLLHELIALEEANPQFIYVDSPTQRVGGAVLEGFQKVTHQTAMLSLSNAFNEADLRDFDRKIAQAIGSNYSYVCELKIDGLAISLRYENGVFVQGATRGDGSVGEDITANLKTIKAIPLRLKKPVTIEVRGEAYMPKKSFEQLNTRRIENGEELFANPRNAAAGSLRQLDPKIAASRNLSTFIYSIGGDGESYGMAGHWEMLKYLENLGFPSNKEREYCETIDDVLAFIEKWTEARPNLAYEIDGIVIKVNAYAQQDELGFTAKSPRWAIAYKFPAEEVVTKLIDIELTVGRTGVITPTAILTPVLVAGTTVSRASLHNEDLIREKDIRLGDTVIVRKAGDIIPQIVGVIVEQRPEDAIPYQMPTHCPACDEEVVRIETDVALRCVNPLCPAQIAEGVKHFVSRNAMNIDGLGEKVVEQLLRENYIQDVSGLYDLTIEQLVNLERMGQKSATNLVDAVAKSKDNSLERLLFGLGVRHVGEKAAKILAEHFETMDALMLATVEQLKDIHEIGDKMAESVVAYFANEQIQELINRLKDRGINMTYKGKKVVVEVGTNPFAGKTIVLTGKLQQLTRNEAKAKIEQLGGIVAGSVSKKTDLVIVGEDAGSKLEKAQSLGIEIWDELRLIDQLL from the coding sequence ATGAATGAAATTGAACAACGAATTGCGGAGCTAAATAAGCTACTTCATGAATATGGCTATGCGTATTATGTAGAAGATAAGCCACTTGTAGAAGATAGCGTGTACGATCAGCTACTACATGAGTTAATTGCGCTAGAAGAAGCGAATCCACAATTTATTTATGTAGACTCTCCTACGCAACGTGTTGGTGGCGCGGTACTTGAGGGCTTCCAAAAAGTAACACATCAAACGGCGATGCTAAGTTTATCGAATGCCTTTAATGAAGCAGATTTACGCGACTTTGACCGAAAAATTGCTCAAGCGATCGGTTCAAATTATTCGTATGTGTGTGAATTGAAAATCGATGGTTTAGCGATTTCACTACGCTATGAAAACGGTGTGTTTGTACAAGGGGCAACGCGTGGTGATGGCTCTGTTGGTGAGGATATTACAGCGAACTTAAAAACGATTAAAGCCATTCCACTACGATTAAAAAAACCGGTAACAATCGAAGTACGTGGGGAAGCGTATATGCCGAAAAAATCGTTTGAACAATTAAATACTCGTCGTATCGAAAACGGCGAAGAATTATTTGCCAACCCACGTAATGCCGCAGCAGGCTCACTACGACAGCTAGATCCAAAAATTGCCGCCAGCCGTAATTTATCAACATTTATTTATTCGATTGGTGGCGACGGTGAGAGTTACGGTATGGCTGGTCATTGGGAGATGCTGAAGTACTTAGAAAACTTAGGTTTCCCTTCTAATAAAGAACGTGAATACTGTGAAACAATTGACGACGTTTTAGCGTTTATAGAAAAGTGGACAGAGGCACGCCCAAATTTAGCTTATGAAATTGATGGCATTGTTATTAAGGTAAATGCTTATGCACAGCAAGATGAATTAGGCTTTACCGCAAAATCACCGCGCTGGGCAATTGCTTATAAGTTCCCAGCAGAAGAAGTTGTGACAAAGCTTATAGATATTGAACTAACAGTAGGCCGCACAGGTGTAATAACACCAACTGCGATCTTAACGCCTGTACTTGTTGCAGGAACAACGGTTAGCCGTGCTTCACTGCACAACGAAGACTTAATTCGTGAAAAGGATATTCGCCTTGGGGATACGGTCATTGTGCGTAAAGCAGGCGATATCATTCCGCAAATAGTTGGTGTCATCGTAGAACAGCGTCCAGAAGATGCGATACCTTATCAAATGCCCACACACTGCCCGGCTTGTGACGAAGAAGTAGTACGAATCGAAACAGACGTAGCATTACGCTGCGTGAACCCGCTTTGTCCAGCACAAATTGCAGAGGGCGTGAAGCATTTCGTATCGCGTAATGCGATGAATATTGATGGGCTAGGTGAAAAAGTAGTAGAGCAGTTACTGCGTGAAAACTATATTCAAGATGTGTCAGGTCTTTATGATTTAACGATCGAGCAGCTTGTAAACCTAGAACGTATGGGACAAAAATCTGCAACAAACTTAGTAGATGCTGTTGCCAAATCCAAGGACAATTCACTCGAGCGTTTATTATTTGGGTTAGGTGTTCGTCACGTTGGGGAGAAGGCAGCGAAAATTTTAGCAGAACACTTTGAAACGATGGATGCATTAATGCTAGCAACAGTCGAGCAACTGAAGGATATTCACGAAATTGGCGATAAAATGGCAGAATCAGTAGTAGCATATTTTGCAAATGAGCAAATTCAGGAATTAATCAACCGCCTAAAAGACCGCGGCATTAATATGACATACAAAGGCAAAAAAGTAGTTGTGGAAGTGGGTACTAACCCATTTGCCGGAAAAACAATTGTACTTACAGGAAAACTACAGCAATTGACACGTAACGAAGCAAAGGCGAAAATAGAACAGTTAGGTGGAATTGTAGCAGGGAGTGTAAGTAAAAAAACCGATCTTGTTATCGTAGGTGAAGATGCCGGCTCAAAGCTTGAAAAGGCGCAAAGTCTCGGCATTGAAATTTGGGATGAACTACGCCTAATCGACCAATTACTATAG